From one Planktothrix agardhii NIES-204 genomic stretch:
- a CDS encoding DNA-cytosine methyltransferase — protein MKTQKRPIAIDLFAGAGGMTLGFEQAGFDVLAAVEIDPIHCATHEYNFPFWKVFCQGIETLTGLEIRQDSDIGNREIDVVFGGPPCQGFSLMGKRAFDDPRNSLMFHFIRLVDELQPKYFVLENVPGLTVGKHRQFITEIIDKLQSQGYQVIESYQVLNASYYGVPQDRSRLFILGSRKGLPLPGYPQPVTKSPKVNPKIDHNFNNLSPCPTVWDAIGDLPTIEQYPELFLKDYTIAEYQKSSFYAQLLRGLLAVKDNFSYPRIFDQNLLTCSLRSRHSPTSTARFEATEWGKTEKISRFHKLDPQGLCNTLRAGTPSNRGAFTSPRPIHPYTPRCITVREAARLHSYPDWFRFQGTKWHGFRQVGNSVPPLLAKAVASEIIKLLGIILSQPTEKKKLGDDALLYFNISQAAKRYNVDPNIIEPRKRKNQGK, from the coding sequence GTGAAGACTCAAAAACGACCGATTGCTATAGATTTATTCGCGGGTGCGGGAGGTATGACCCTCGGTTTTGAACAGGCTGGATTTGATGTTTTAGCCGCCGTGGAAATTGACCCAATTCATTGTGCTACCCATGAATATAATTTTCCCTTTTGGAAGGTGTTTTGTCAAGGCATTGAAACCCTGACAGGATTAGAAATTAGACAGGATTCTGATATTGGAAATAGAGAGATTGATGTGGTGTTTGGGGGGCCACCTTGTCAGGGTTTTTCGTTAATGGGAAAACGAGCTTTTGATGATCCTAGAAATAGTTTAATGTTTCATTTTATTCGGTTAGTTGATGAATTACAACCGAAATATTTTGTTTTAGAAAATGTTCCAGGTTTAACGGTGGGAAAACATCGACAATTTATTACTGAGATTATTGATAAACTGCAAAGTCAGGGTTATCAAGTCATAGAAAGCTATCAAGTCTTAAATGCTTCCTATTATGGTGTCCCTCAAGATCGATCACGTTTATTTATTCTAGGATCTCGAAAGGGTTTACCCCTACCTGGTTATCCTCAACCCGTGACAAAATCGCCAAAAGTTAATCCTAAAATTGATCATAATTTTAATAACTTGTCTCCCTGTCCGACGGTTTGGGATGCCATTGGAGATTTACCAACTATTGAACAATATCCTGAGTTATTCTTGAAAGATTATACCATAGCCGAATATCAAAAATCAAGTTTTTATGCTCAATTATTGCGGGGATTACTTGCGGTTAAGGATAATTTTTCCTATCCTAGAATTTTCGATCAAAATTTGTTAACTTGTAGTTTGCGATCGCGCCATTCTCCCACCTCTACCGCCCGATTTGAAGCCACGGAATGGGGAAAAACCGAAAAAATTAGTCGATTTCATAAACTCGATCCTCAAGGTTTATGTAACACTTTAAGAGCCGGAACACCCAGTAACCGAGGCGCCTTTACTTCCCCCCGTCCAATTCATCCCTATACCCCTCGATGTATTACGGTAAGAGAAGCCGCCCGCTTACATTCCTATCCCGACTGGTTTAGATTTCAAGGGACAAAATGGCACGGTTTTCGACAAGTTGGAAATTCTGTTCCGCCACTATTAGCTAAAGCTGTTGCTTCAGAAATTATCAAACTTTTGGGGATAATTCTCAGTCAACCAACGGAGAAGAAAAAATTAGGTGATGATGCGTTATTATATTTTAATATATCCCAAGCAGCAAAACGCTATAATGTTGATCCTAATATAATTGAGCCTAGAAAAAGAAAAAATCAGGGTAAATAA
- a CDS encoding dihydroorotase, with amino-acid sequence MNCQLLKQVRVIDPVSKRDQIADILVIDGYIKTIESEINDYPENTIIINSKGLILGPGLVDLYSQSGEPGFEERENLNSLLNAAAAGGFTRLGILPNTIPAIDNPATVTLLQQRSEKVAILNSEFQRPKLYLWGALTQDVAGQQMTELSELADTGVVGFADGKPLENLALLRRILEYLKPLNKPLALYACDRQLAVNGVMREGNDSILCGLPGIPQFAETAALAAILELVEVTGTPIHIMRVSTARSVELIAQAKARNLPITASTTWIHLLLNTTSINRIWNQPLEDQDSTIIHAIPLPYNPNLRVDPPLGNPSDQQALIQGLETGIIDAIAIDHTPYCYEEKTVAFADAPPGVIGLELALPLLWETFVESGRWSALDLWGFLSSNPAICLQQTPYSIQPDQPAEMILFDPKTSWVVNTNTLKSRSINTPWLGQEITGLVIKTWSHDVSIS; translated from the coding sequence ATGAATTGTCAACTTTTAAAGCAAGTTCGTGTGATTGATCCGGTTTCTAAACGGGATCAAATTGCTGATATTTTAGTGATTGATGGTTATATTAAAACTATTGAATCTGAAATTAATGATTATCCTGAAAATACCATTATTATTAATAGTAAAGGGTTGATTTTAGGGCCGGGATTAGTTGATTTATATAGTCAGAGTGGGGAACCGGGATTTGAAGAAAGGGAAAACTTAAATTCTTTATTAAATGCTGCTGCTGCTGGAGGATTTACTCGATTAGGGATTTTACCTAATACTATTCCAGCAATTGATAACCCGGCAACGGTGACATTATTACAACAACGATCTGAAAAAGTTGCTATTCTCAATTCTGAGTTTCAGCGTCCAAAATTATATCTTTGGGGCGCATTAACTCAAGATGTGGCGGGTCAACAAATGACGGAATTAAGTGAATTAGCGGATACTGGTGTTGTGGGTTTTGCTGATGGTAAACCTCTGGAAAATTTAGCGTTATTAAGAAGAATATTAGAATATTTAAAACCTTTAAATAAACCCTTGGCTTTATATGCTTGCGATCGCCAATTAGCGGTTAATGGAGTCATGCGAGAGGGGAATGATTCTATATTATGTGGTTTACCTGGAATTCCTCAATTTGCTGAAACCGCAGCTTTAGCCGCAATATTAGAATTAGTAGAAGTAACGGGAACTCCTATTCATATTATGCGGGTTTCTACGGCGCGAAGTGTAGAATTAATAGCCCAAGCTAAAGCTCGTAATTTACCAATTACCGCCAGTACAACTTGGATACACTTATTATTAAATACCACATCTATTAATCGGATTTGGAATCAACCGTTAGAAGATCAAGATTCAACGATTATTCATGCTATTCCTCTCCCATACAACCCTAATTTAAGAGTAGATCCACCTTTAGGAAATCCATCGGATCAACAGGCTTTAATTCAAGGACTGGAAACGGGAATTATTGATGCGATCGCGATTGATCATACCCCCTATTGTTATGAAGAAAAAACCGTTGCCTTTGCCGACGCGCCGCCGGGTGTGATTGGGTTAGAATTAGCATTACCTCTATTATGGGAAACTTTTGTTGAGTCTGGGCGATGGTCAGCCTTAGATTTATGGGGATTTTTAAGTAGTAACCCGGCTATTTGTTTACAACAAACTCCCTATTCTATTCAACCGGATCAACCCGCAGAAATGATATTATTTGATCCTAAGACTTCTTGGGTTGTTAATACCAATACCCTCAAATCTCGCTCTATTAATACTCCCTGGTTAGGGCAAGAAATTACCGGGCTAGTGATCAAAACTTGGTCGCATGATGTTAGTATATCTTAG
- the gor gene encoding glutathione reductase: protein MSYDYDLFVIGAGSGGLASSKRAASYGAKVAIAEYDLVGGTCVIRGCVPKKLMVYASQFSYMYEYAQGYGWGEVEPKFDWNKLITAVDTEVKRLSQLHISFLEKAGVELISGYAKFIDPHTVEVGDKKITADKILIAVGGEAVKPDIPGIEHSITSREMFLLPEQPQKFAVWGGGYIGVEFASILKGLGSDVTQIIRRDLILNGFDEDIRNNIQEGMTNHGIQFLTEKVIKKIEKTDAGLKLSFKGKNSKSITVDALLCATGRQPNLAGLGLENAGIEINKKGAIVVTADSCTNQPNIFAVGDCTDRMNLTPVAIAEGRAFADTEFGHQPRFITHENIATAVFSYPEAATVGLTETQAREKFGDNIKCYTARFRPMFHSFTGSEDKVFMKLIVEINTDRVLGVHMVGKDAAELIQGVAIAVNMGATKKDFDNTMGIHPSSGEEFVTL, encoded by the coding sequence ATGAGTTATGATTATGATTTGTTTGTGATCGGTGCAGGTTCCGGTGGATTAGCTTCTTCAAAACGGGCGGCATCCTATGGGGCAAAAGTGGCGATCGCTGAATATGATTTAGTCGGAGGAACCTGTGTAATTCGGGGTTGTGTTCCTAAAAAATTAATGGTTTATGCCTCTCAATTTTCCTATATGTACGAATATGCTCAGGGTTACGGATGGGGAGAAGTTGAACCTAAATTTGATTGGAATAAATTAATTACTGCTGTTGATACGGAAGTTAAACGGTTAAGTCAACTGCATATTAGTTTTTTGGAAAAAGCTGGAGTTGAACTGATTTCTGGTTATGCTAAATTTATTGATCCCCATACGGTAGAAGTGGGAGACAAAAAAATTACCGCCGATAAAATTTTAATTGCCGTGGGAGGAGAAGCGGTTAAACCCGATATTCCTGGTATTGAACATAGTATTACTTCCCGGGAAATGTTTTTACTCCCAGAACAACCTCAAAAATTTGCCGTTTGGGGTGGGGGTTATATTGGGGTGGAATTTGCTAGTATTCTCAAAGGATTAGGTAGTGATGTCACCCAAATTATTCGCCGAGATTTAATTTTAAATGGGTTTGATGAAGATATTAGAAATAATATTCAAGAAGGCATGACCAATCATGGTATTCAATTCTTAACCGAAAAAGTAATTAAAAAAATTGAAAAAACAGATGCTGGATTAAAGTTGTCTTTTAAGGGGAAAAACTCAAAATCTATAACCGTAGATGCCCTACTTTGTGCCACCGGACGCCAACCTAATTTAGCCGGATTAGGGTTAGAAAATGCCGGGATAGAAATTAATAAAAAAGGCGCAATTGTGGTGACAGCCGATAGTTGTACCAATCAACCTAATATTTTTGCCGTGGGAGATTGTACCGATCGGATGAATTTGACCCCGGTGGCGATCGCCGAAGGACGAGCTTTTGCCGATACGGAATTTGGTCATCAACCCCGATTTATTACCCATGAAAATATTGCTACGGCGGTTTTTTCCTATCCCGAAGCTGCTACCGTGGGATTAACAGAAACCCAAGCGCGGGAAAAATTTGGGGATAATATTAAATGCTACACGGCCCGTTTTCGTCCGATGTTCCATAGTTTTACCGGATCGGAAGATAAGGTATTCATGAAATTAATTGTGGAAATAAATACTGATCGGGTTTTAGGTGTTCACATGGTGGGAAAAGATGCGGCGGAATTAATTCAAGGGGTGGCGATCGCGGTTAATATGGGAGCGACCAAAAAAGACTTTGATAATACCATGGGAATTCACCCCAGTAGTGGAGAAGAATTTGTCACCCTTTAA
- a CDS encoding deoxyribose-phosphate aldolase, whose product MAKSINPNGLDITPYIDHTLLNQTATPEQIQQCCYEAERYKFASVCVFPSYVKLAKELLQGKSTKLSTVIGFPTGATTSKVKLYEAQEAVENGATELDVVINLSWLKIGKTEELHREIAEICEETGQTVKAIIETSVLTEEEKCLAVEVLMDTGIAYIKTSTGWYGGATVADIELIKSVTKGRIGIKASGGISTYQQAVDLIVAGATRLGTSRAVDILKTETQKES is encoded by the coding sequence ATGGCTAAATCTATTAATCCTAATGGATTAGATATTACTCCCTATATTGACCATACCTTACTGAATCAAACCGCAACACCGGAACAAATTCAACAGTGTTGTTATGAAGCAGAAAGATATAAATTTGCTAGTGTTTGTGTGTTTCCCAGTTATGTTAAACTAGCAAAAGAACTACTGCAAGGAAAATCCACAAAATTATCTACAGTAATCGGATTTCCCACCGGGGCTACAACTTCCAAGGTGAAACTTTATGAAGCCCAGGAAGCGGTTGAAAATGGCGCGACGGAATTAGATGTGGTGATTAATTTAAGTTGGTTGAAAATAGGAAAAACTGAAGAATTGCATCGAGAAATAGCAGAAATTTGTGAAGAAACCGGACAAACGGTTAAGGCAATTATTGAAACCAGTGTACTAACAGAGGAGGAAAAATGTTTAGCGGTTGAGGTATTAATGGATACGGGAATTGCTTATATTAAAACCAGTACGGGATGGTATGGTGGGGCGACAGTTGCAGATATTGAACTAATTAAATCCGTGACCAAAGGACGCATCGGAATTAAAGCCTCCGGCGGTATTAGTACATACCAACAAGCGGTGGATTTAATTGTAGCAGGAGCCACTCGTTTAGGCACTTCTCGCGCCGTTGATATTTTAAAAACCGAAACCCAAAAAGAGAGTTAA
- a CDS encoding DNA repair protein RecO: MSKTYSATGINLKAQPFGESDRLLTILTREFGLIKAIAPGARKAKSSLGGRSELFVVNQLLIAKGRSLDRITQAETVTTYGGLSKNLGKLAASQYLAELVLSQALGDHQQEDLFILLNEHLNRLQTLSNSHLIANSTHIIACLTQGIFHLLALAGTAPQVQLCCLSQRRLQPNFTDEHWRVGFSIETGGIINLSEWTPSALKPKKPITVASKPPTVQESGNFYTIESVPQPQLKINTKLTAGQLAILQHLAQPELLNPEVSSRELIWAWDWMTVERTLRQYTEYHLGCCIRSASLIDTFTHQFIIDPPF, from the coding sequence ATGAGTAAAACCTATAGTGCTACAGGGATTAATTTAAAAGCTCAACCCTTTGGAGAATCCGATCGACTTTTAACCATTTTAACGCGGGAATTTGGATTAATTAAAGCCATTGCCCCCGGAGCTAGAAAAGCAAAATCTTCACTAGGAGGACGGAGTGAATTATTTGTTGTGAATCAATTATTAATTGCTAAAGGGCGATCGCTTGATAGAATAACTCAAGCCGAAACCGTCACTACCTATGGAGGCTTAAGTAAAAATTTAGGTAAATTAGCCGCTAGTCAATATTTAGCAGAATTAGTCCTAAGTCAAGCCCTCGGCGACCATCAACAAGAGGATTTATTTATCCTACTCAATGAACATTTAAACCGTTTACAAACTCTTTCTAATTCCCATTTAATTGCTAATTCCACTCATATTATTGCCTGTTTAACCCAAGGAATTTTTCATCTTCTCGCCCTCGCTGGAACCGCACCTCAAGTACAATTATGTTGTTTAAGTCAACGACGACTTCAGCCTAATTTTACCGATGAACATTGGCGAGTTGGGTTTAGTATTGAGACGGGGGGAATTATTAATTTATCGGAGTGGACTCCATCCGCTCTCAAACCGAAAAAACCGATTACCGTTGCCTCAAAACCCCCTACAGTTCAGGAGTCTGGGAATTTTTACACCATAGAAAGTGTTCCTCAACCTCAACTTAAAATTAATACGAAACTCACCGCCGGACAGTTAGCAATTCTGCAACACTTAGCCCAACCCGAACTCCTTAACCCAGAGGTATCGTCCCGTGAACTGATTTGGGCTTGGGACTGGATGACCGTAGAACGGACATTACGACAATATACAGAATATCATTTAGGGTGTTGTATCCGTTCCGCGTCGCTGATTGATACCTTTACCCACCAATTTATTATTGATCCCCCATTCTAA
- a CDS encoding phosphoglycerate mutase, whose product MTTRVILVRHGQSTYNAQSRIQGRLDASVLTEKGSVAAQKVGDALNGLKFDALYCSPLQRAKQTAQIIVTYLSDPPKVEPSDLLMEIDLPLWAGMERQAVMAQFPQEYQTWHDSPHEFSMLVSTPEGEKQHFPVLALFEQAKQFWREILARHQNQTVLLVAHNGINRCLIATALGIQPQFYQSVQQSNCGISILNFTNIIPGELPKPADVQLESMNLTTHVCHKLPSVRPGHQGPRLLLVRHGETEWNRMGQFQGQIDVPLNDNGREQARKAAEFLKEIKIDFAVTSPMARPKETAEIILQNHPGIELQLEPEFCEISHGLWEGKFEAEIEQFYPGLLGEWKIAPQTVQMPEGENLQQVWQRSLIAWKQIVETYNHQNVTILVVAHDAINKALLCQLFNLPPDHFWNFKQGNGAVTVIDYPQGIEGLPVLQADNITSHLSGSILDKTAAGAL is encoded by the coding sequence ATGACGACCCGTGTAATTCTTGTCCGTCATGGTCAAAGTACCTATAATGCCCAAAGTCGAATTCAAGGTCGCTTGGATGCCTCTGTTTTAACAGAGAAAGGTTCTGTGGCCGCTCAGAAAGTCGGTGATGCCTTGAATGGTTTAAAGTTTGACGCTCTCTATTGCAGTCCCCTGCAACGGGCGAAACAAACAGCCCAAATCATCGTCACCTATCTGTCTGACCCCCCTAAAGTAGAGCCCAGCGACCTGTTAATGGAAATTGATCTTCCCCTGTGGGCGGGGATGGAACGTCAAGCGGTGATGGCACAGTTTCCCCAAGAGTATCAGACCTGGCACGACTCGCCCCATGAGTTTTCGATGCTGGTTTCAACTCCTGAAGGAGAAAAACAACATTTTCCCGTATTAGCATTATTTGAACAGGCGAAACAATTTTGGCGGGAAATTTTAGCCCGTCATCAAAATCAAACGGTTTTATTAGTAGCTCATAATGGAATTAATCGTTGTTTAATTGCGACGGCTTTAGGAATTCAACCTCAATTTTATCAAAGTGTACAACAGTCTAACTGTGGGATTAGTATTTTGAATTTTACTAATATTATCCCCGGAGAATTACCGAAACCTGCGGATGTACAGTTAGAGTCGATGAACTTAACAACCCACGTTTGTCATAAATTACCTTCTGTGCGTCCGGGTCATCAAGGGCCGCGATTATTATTAGTTAGACATGGGGAAACGGAATGGAACCGCATGGGTCAATTCCAGGGACAAATTGATGTTCCTTTGAATGATAATGGTCGAGAACAAGCTCGCAAAGCGGCGGAATTTCTCAAAGAAATTAAAATTGATTTTGCGGTAACGAGTCCCATGGCGCGTCCCAAGGAAACCGCAGAAATTATATTACAAAATCATCCGGGGATAGAGTTACAATTAGAACCGGAATTTTGTGAAATTAGTCATGGTTTATGGGAAGGTAAATTTGAGGCGGAAATCGAACAATTTTACCCCGGATTATTAGGGGAATGGAAAATAGCACCGCAAACGGTTCAAATGCCTGAAGGTGAGAATTTACAACAGGTTTGGCAACGTTCTTTAATTGCGTGGAAGCAGATTGTTGAAACCTATAATCACCAAAATGTAACTATATTAGTGGTTGCCCATGATGCCATTAATAAAGCCCTTTTGTGTCAATTATTTAATCTGCCTCCGGATCATTTTTGGAACTTTAAACAAGGTAATGGGGCGGTGACAGTAATTGATTATCCCCAAGGAATTGAGGGTTTACCTGTGTTACAAGCTGATAATATTACTAGCCATTTATCGGGTAGTATTCTCGATAAAACGGCGGCGGGAGCGTTATAG
- a CDS encoding hypothetical protein (Rho termination factor, N-terminal domain protein) produces MSKERPPLETMTLRQLRKVASEYGISRYSRMRKSQLLEAIEEIESQKFGTPNPSRALEAQEEVEVAKFSLAGQNYQIADSLSSVDEGLADLPGGYGESQIVMMSRDPESAYTYWDVSNEQKEMFRRQGGQQLALRIYDVTDIDLDSQSPHSIQEYPCDELAREWYLPIPVSDRDYVVEIGYRCVDGRWLELARSAATRIPPVYPTEWIDDQFITVSWEEELKGKTFYEFPVPKKSYVLAGVHSDVFGLSKEAESKRIAGSFFGSMHQVVEPEKALSSFIFPSGVGMWASGVGEVQSGVGLGYTTSGVGQTQSGIGIGYTQSGIGYTTSGVGQTQSGIGLSGVGLGVGYTQSGIGYTQSGVGYTESGAGLGYTQSGVGYTQSGIGYTQSGVGYTESGAGLGYTQSGVGYTQSGIGYTQSGVGYTESGAGLGYTQSGVGYTQSGIGYTQSGIGYTQSGVGYTESGAGLGYTQSGVGYTQSGIGYTQSGVGYTESGAGLGYTQSGVGYTQSGIGYTQSGVGYTESGAGLGYTQSGVGYTQSGIGYTQSGVGYTESGAGLGYTQSGVGYTQSGVGYTQSGIGYTQSGVGYTESGAGLGYTQSGIGYTQSGVGYTESGAGLGYTQSGVGYTQSGVGYTQSGIGYTQSGVGYTQSGVGYTESGAGLGYTQSGVGYTQSGVGYTQSGVGYTQSGVGYTESGAGLGYTQSGVGYTQSGVGYTQSGIGYTQSGVGYTESGAGLGYTQSGVGYTQSGIGYTQSGVGYTESGAGLGYTQSGVGYTQSGIGYTQSGVGYTESGAGFGYTMSGMGMSGIGMGASMPPIRPRDFWLVADAELIVYGATEPSANLTIGGRPIKLNSDGTFRLQMSFQDGLLDFPIFAVAADGEQTRSVHLKFVRETPERRTNTKEEAIPEWIH; encoded by the coding sequence ATGTCAAAGGAACGCCCACCTTTAGAAACTATGACACTGCGGCAACTTCGCAAAGTAGCAAGTGAATATGGCATTTCTCGCTATAGTCGAATGCGTAAATCTCAGCTTTTAGAAGCTATCGAGGAAATCGAAAGTCAGAAGTTTGGAACCCCTAATCCATCTCGCGCATTGGAGGCACAAGAAGAAGTGGAAGTTGCAAAGTTTTCTCTAGCCGGTCAGAACTATCAGATAGCTGATTCCCTATCCTCCGTGGATGAGGGTTTAGCCGACTTACCCGGTGGGTATGGTGAAAGTCAGATTGTCATGATGTCCCGAGATCCTGAGTCAGCCTATACTTACTGGGACGTTTCTAACGAACAGAAGGAAATGTTTCGACGCCAAGGAGGGCAACAGTTAGCCCTGCGGATTTATGATGTTACTGATATTGATTTAGACTCTCAAAGTCCCCATAGTATTCAAGAATATCCCTGTGATGAGTTAGCGAGGGAATGGTATTTACCCATACCAGTAAGCGATCGCGACTATGTTGTTGAAATTGGTTATCGCTGTGTTGACGGTCGTTGGTTAGAATTAGCCCGTTCTGCGGCGACTCGGATTCCTCCGGTTTATCCCACAGAATGGATTGACGATCAGTTTATTACCGTTTCTTGGGAAGAAGAATTAAAAGGGAAAACCTTCTATGAGTTCCCTGTCCCCAAAAAATCCTATGTTCTGGCTGGGGTTCATAGCGATGTATTTGGGTTATCCAAGGAAGCAGAATCCAAGCGGATTGCGGGTTCTTTCTTTGGTTCGATGCACCAAGTTGTTGAACCCGAAAAGGCTCTGAGTTCTTTTATTTTCCCCTCCGGTGTGGGAATGTGGGCTTCAGGTGTTGGTGAAGTTCAGTCTGGTGTCGGTTTGGGTTACACCACTTCCGGTGTCGGACAAACCCAGTCTGGTATTGGTATTGGTTATACCCAATCTGGTATCGGTTACACCACTTCCGGTGTTGGACAAACCCAGTCGGGTATTGGTCTTTCTGGTGTAGGTCTGGGTGTTGGCTATACCCAATCGGGTATTGGTTACACTCAATCGGGTGTGGGTTATACGGAGTCCGGGGCTGGATTAGGTTATACCCAGTCTGGTGTTGGTTATACTCAATCTGGTATTGGTTACACTCAATCGGGTGTGGGTTATACGGAGTCCGGGGCTGGATTAGGTTATACCCAGTCTGGTGTTGGTTACACTCAATCGGGTATTGGTTACACTCAATCGGGTGTGGGTTATACGGAGTCCGGGGCTGGATTAGGTTATACCCAGTCTGGTGTTGGTTACACTCAATCGGGTATTGGTTACACTCAATCGGGTATTGGTTACACTCAATCGGGTGTGGGTTATACGGAGTCCGGGGCTGGATTAGGTTATACCCAGTCTGGTGTTGGTTATACTCAATCTGGTATTGGTTACACTCAATCGGGTGTGGGTTATACGGAGTCCGGGGCTGGATTAGGTTATACCCAGTCTGGTGTTGGTTATACTCAATCTGGTATTGGTTACACTCAATCGGGTGTGGGTTATACGGAGTCCGGGGCTGGATTAGGTTATACCCAGTCTGGTGTTGGTTATACTCAATCTGGTATTGGTTACACTCAATCGGGTGTGGGTTATACGGAGTCCGGGGCTGGATTAGGTTATACCCAGTCTGGTGTTGGTTATACTCAATCTGGTGTTGGTTATACTCAATCTGGTATTGGTTACACTCAATCGGGTGTGGGTTATACGGAGTCCGGTGCTGGATTAGGTTATACCCAGTCTGGTATTGGTTACACTCAATCGGGTGTGGGTTATACGGAGTCCGGTGCTGGATTAGGTTATACCCAGTCTGGTGTTGGTTATACTCAATCTGGTGTTGGTTATACTCAATCTGGTATTGGTTACACTCAATCGGGTGTGGGTTACACTCAATCGGGTGTGGGTTATACGGAGTCCGGGGCTGGATTAGGTTATACCCAGTCTGGTGTTGGTTATACTCAATCGGGTGTTGGTTATACTCAATCGGGTGTTGGTTATACTCAATCGGGTGTGGGTTATACGGAGTCTGGTGCTGGATTAGGTTATACCCAGTCTGGTGTTGGCTATACTCAATCGGGTGTTGGTTATACTCAATCTGGTATTGGTTACACTCAATCGGGTGTGGGTTATACGGAGTCCGGTGCTGGATTAGGTTATACCCAGTCTGGTGTTGGCTATACTCAATCTGGTATTGGTTACACTCAATCGGGTGTGGGTTATACGGAGTCCGGTGCTGGATTAGGTTATACCCAGTCTGGTGTTGGCTATACTCAATCTGGTATTGGTTACACTCAATCGGGTGTGGGTTATACGGAGTCTGGTGCTGGATTTGGCTATACAATGTCTGGGATGGGAATGTCTGGTATTGGGATGGGTGCTTCAATGCCTCCCATACGTCCCCGGGACTTCTGGTTAGTGGCCGATGCTGAACTAATTGTCTATGGGGCGACCGAACCTAGTGCTAACTTAACTATTGGTGGACGTCCGATTAAACTGAACTCCGATGGTACATTCCGGTTACAGATGTCTTTCCAAGATGGTTTACTCGACTTCCCGATTTTCGCCGTAGCCGCCGATGGAGAACAAACCCGTTCTGTCCATCTCAAGTTTGTGCGTGAAACCCCGGAACGTCGGACTAATACGAAAGAAGAAGCGATACCCGAATGGATTCATTAA
- the ppiB_1 gene encoding peptidyl-prolyl cis-trans isomerase — MQSISSETESVSNQLPRQVGEDISSIPVISQPLTPGDMKSGLFLLTENADTVEIAPGVLGSNPLGISKYPNGLAALGGDDYVRGSTDSEAMRGNQGNDTLEGQGGNDTLWGGQDSDVLYGGTGDDLLSGNLGNDYLFGDADNDLLRGGQGEDALVGGAGNDTLIGDLGVDRLWGSEGADVFVLRTDTATPPPVDCGCGNVDGLDEITSDFILDYNSAQGDRIGLTGGLTANDIVLTQKTITYGDRRDYDSSGPLPLGQIRTLDFQIESASVTVITEAKTGNVLGLVKGVSPAQLQFVSFSDSI, encoded by the coding sequence ATGCAATCCATCTCATCAGAAACAGAATCCGTGAGCAACCAGTTACCGAGACAAGTCGGGGAAGATATTTCCAGTATTCCGGTAATCTCCCAACCTTTAACCCCTGGAGATATGAAATCAGGGCTATTTTTATTAACGGAAAATGCCGATACCGTTGAAATTGCCCCCGGAGTCCTCGGAAGTAACCCCCTAGGGATCTCTAAATATCCCAATGGGTTAGCCGCCTTGGGGGGAGATGATTATGTTCGGGGCTCCACAGACTCAGAAGCAATGAGGGGAAATCAGGGAAATGACACCCTCGAAGGTCAAGGGGGAAATGATACCCTGTGGGGGGGTCAAGACTCCGATGTGCTTTATGGGGGTACGGGGGATGATCTGCTCAGTGGTAATTTGGGCAATGATTATCTGTTTGGGGATGCAGATAATGATTTACTGCGAGGGGGTCAAGGGGAGGACGCCTTAGTCGGTGGGGCGGGAAATGATACCCTGATCGGTGATTTGGGCGTGGATCGGCTTTGGGGTAGTGAAGGTGCGGATGTATTTGTCCTACGCACCGATACCGCCACTCCTCCGCCAGTGGACTGTGGTTGCGGTAATGTTGATGGTCTCGACGAGATTACCTCTGATTTTATCCTCGATTACAATAGCGCCCAAGGGGATAGGATTGGGTTGACAGGAGGGTTAACGGCTAATGATATTGTATTAACTCAAAAAACCATTACCTATGGCGATCGCCGAGATTATGATAGTAGTGGCCCTTTGCCTCTGGGTCAGATTAGAACTTTGGATTTTCAAATTGAATCAGCATCGGTGACAGTTATTACAGAAGCTAAAACCGGGAATGTTTTAGGTTTAGTGAAAGGAGTTTCTCCTGCACAACTTCAATTTGTCTCTTTTTCAGATAGTATTTAA